In one Drosophila pseudoobscura strain MV-25-SWS-2005 chromosome X, UCI_Dpse_MV25, whole genome shotgun sequence genomic region, the following are encoded:
- the bbg gene encoding mucin-5AC isoform X5 — translation MYRLQRRVALIAKQDLATLNSHNSIQTTTIINQKKKTPAEAGAGAGVGTGGTGTGTGTTTKGGANKMELLSSVSATAAQSTTTTTTTATHQLQATTKQLVGQEYLSYASPPTYSRLPPDGHEFPPNFSEPLIMHPSHMHPHPHTHPALLKAKAELSFEHNNNNNNNNSSSSNSNSLEEDETGAPPLPKTGPPPTVPRKVYRQDLVINVEDARSRDTTESKTPPGLGRDYQRSLSASAPRKPSDWRKDEKSEKSVRDKIAMFSSNNELDAIPPAAPTMTMPAAAVSSFSRKPLNRSSENLLDTCSSTPAPSLKTRAMSVENLNDVQRQYQLAKQLPQLHVADSMYSLHTPSPSPSLSSNPSYSYASNYASLPRRAHGGSYSASASAVERRISFSGEGEAANRKAAITNILEQRRRSLSKLRGLVIPERPQLLEPILDLPEIKSQVKAASGEDSTDSGLGETRSRTNGGGLAINSISSGSSNSTYRSIFSPGGQRRPLEQQLSQPPAKPPRTSLCAPLTPLTTGIPATVHRICRLMAPPPALPPPDQESDTDSVFSSTARVATPPEKFALTRTLSSETNTSIASSNTSTLTSGSSAGSQASCSSLGSTPALDLTRRVLKSQVSGSGSGDPAALSNRKSILASAKCRNAKNRGQEEDNDSTDGEVCTLAGRRMKPVSSYKQQMHQHQLQQQLQQQLGKQLVVDKLINVAAYVEQTSDTDDSSRRSDTPAKISAMFIDEERKASFKADPSQQVKPKPLQMQMQAQAKPVSAPVSLQRAYEPKREASKSQTTAELREKFERSAAAAAVQAPAHHKMHTPLHPAVAAAKPHHERFSSLDSLASSSSGVSSTTQNVSTTQETATEFGSFSSLGSNQSLITAQDVQQIVEEADPPLKSPEAFIIVLQRDNPESSIGITLAGGSDYEAKEITIHKILSNTPAAKDGRLKKGDRILAVNGMSMRGLTHRESISVLKTPRPEVVLVVTRSESLIVKALNKKRSSLGSLSSLNEKPTDLEYERKRNYHKASRSLDLDLDIVSNEAESGGGDSPVTTTPSPSTGSSSPQQPASLHDDDAEATIAGIRARRQLSRGDAAKLSTSELLERAAEARNAIAAEIRAQAEDVAASGAGARCVEIVKDSCGLGFSIEGGFDSPLGNRPLIVKKVFMGGAAQKTNQVRNGDEILSINGASTARMTRVDAWNYMKQLPLGPVKISFA, via the exons ATCTTGCTACCCTtaacagccacaacagcatCCAAACGACAACGATCATCAATCAGAAGAAGAAGACGCccgcagaagcaggagcaggagcaggcgtAGGCACAGGAGGCACCGGTACCGGAACTGGAACCACAACGAAGGGCGGCGCCAACAAAATGGAGCTGCTGAGCAGCGtctcagccacagccgcacagAGCACAaccacaacgacaacgacagccaCACACCAACTGCAGGCGACCACAAAGCAGCTGGTGGGGCAGGAGTACCTGAGCTACGCCTCGCCGCCCACCTACTCCCGCCTGCCGCCCGACGGCCATGAGTTCCCCCCGAACTTCAGCGAACCTCTGATCATGCATCCCTCGCACatgcacccacacccacacacacacccggcGCTGCTCAAGGCCAAGGCAGAGCTCTCCTTCGAgcataacaacaacaacaacaacaacaacagcagcagcagcaacagcaacagcctcGAGGAGGATGAGACCGGAGCACCGCCGCTGCCCAAAACGGGGCCACCGCCGACAGTGCCCAGGAAGGTGTACCGCCAGGATCTGGTGATAAACGTGGAGGATGCCCGCTCCAGAGACACCACAGAGAGCAAGACGCCGCCCGGCCTGGGACGGGACTACCAGCGCTCTCTGAGCGCGAGCGCCCCGCGGAAGCCCAGCGACTGGCGCAAGGACGAGAAGTCGGAGAAGTCCGTGCGCGACAAGATCGCCATGTTCTCCTCCAACAACGAGCTGGACGCGATTCCGCCAGCAGCCCCGACCATGACCATGCCAGCCGCAGCTGTCTCCAGCTTCTCGCGGAAGCCGCTGAACAGGAGCAGCGAGAACCTGCTGGACACCTGCTCCTCCACTCCGGCGCCCTCGCTGAAGACGCGCGCCATGAGCGTGGAGAACCTGAACGACGTGCAGCGCCAGTACCAGCTGGCCAAGCAGCTGCCCCAGCTGCACGTGGCCGACTCCATGTACTCGTTGCACacgcccagtcccagtcccagcctcaGTTCCAATCCCAGCTACAGTTACGCCTCCAACTACGCCTCGCTGCCGCGCAGGGCGCACGGCGGCTCCTACTCGGCCTCCGCCTCGGCTGTGGAGCGCAGGATCAGCTTCTCGGGCGAGGGCGAGGCGGCCAACCGGAAGGCGGCCATCACCAACATCCTGGAGCAGCGCCGCCGCAGCTTGTCCAAGCTGAGGGGCCTAGTCATCCCGGAGAGgccgcagctgctggagcCCATCCTCGACCTCCCGGAGATCAAGAGCCAGGTGAAGGCGGCCAGCGGGGAGGACAGCACCGACAGCGGTCTCGGCGAGACCCGCTCCCGCACCAACGGAGGAGGACTCGCCATAAATAGCataagcagcggcagcagcaacagcacctaCCGCAGCATCTTCTCCCCGGGCGGCCAGCGGCGTCCGTTGGAACAGCAACTGTCCCAGCCGCCGGCCAAGCCGCCGCGCACTTCCCTGTGTGCGCCTCTGACACCCCTTACCACCGGCATCCCTGCCACTGTCCATCGCATCTGCAGGCTGATGGCACCGCCGCCGGCACTGCCCCCGCCCGACCAGGAGAGCGACACGGACTCGGTGTTCTCCAGCACAGCGCGTGTGGCGACGCCCCCCGAGAAGTTTGCCCTCACCCGAACCCTCAGCTCGGAGACGAACACCTCGATAGCCAGCTCCAACACCTCCACCCTGACCTCGGGCTCCTCGGCGGGCTCCCaggccagctgcagctcccTGGGCAGCACGCCAGCTCTGGATCTAACACGGCGGGTGCTCAAGAGCCAGgtgagcggcagcggcagcggcgaccCAGCGGCCCTCTCCAACAGGAAGAGCATCCTGGCCTCGGCCAAGTGCCGGAACGCGAAGAACCGCGGCCAGGAGGAGGACAATGACAGCACCGATGGCGAGGTCTGCACCCTGGCCGGGCGTCGCATGAAGCCCGTCTCCAGCTACAAGCAGCAGAtgcaccagcaccagttgcagcagcaactccagcagcagctgggcaAGCAGCTGGTGGTGGACAAGCTGATCAATGTGGCCGCCTACGTGGAGCAGACCTCGGACACGGACGACAGCAGCCGGCGCTCGGACACCCCGGCGAAGATCAGTGCCATGTTCATCGACGAGGAGCGCAAGGCCAGTTTCAAGGCGGATCCCAGCCAGCAGGTCAAGCCGAAACCActccagatgcagatgcaggcCCAGGCCAAGCCCGTGTCCGCGCCCGTGTCCTTGCAGCGAGCCTATGAGCCGAAGCGGGAGGCGTCCAAGTCCCAGACCACAGCCGAACTGCGCGAGAAGTTCGAGAGGagtgcagcggcagccgcgGTCCAGGCCCCGGCGCACCATAAGATGCACACGCCACTGCACCCAGCAGTGGCCGCAGCGAAGCCGCACCACGAGCGCTTCTCCTCGCTCGACTCGCTGGCCTCGAGCTCCTCCGGCGTGAGCTCCACCACGCAGAACGTCAGCACCACCCAGGAGACGGCGACGGAGTTCGGCAGCTTCTCCTCGCTGGGCAGCAACCAGAGCCTGATCACGGCCCAGGACGTGCAGCAGATTGTGGAGGAGGCCGATCCGCCGCTTAAGAGCCCCGAGGCCTTCATCATTGTCCTGCAAAGGGATAATCCGGAGAGCAGCATTGGCATCACACTGGCCGGAGGCTCTGACTACGAGGCTAAGGAGATAACG ATACACAAGATCTTGAGCAACACGCCAGCGGCCAAGGATGGACGCCTGAAGAAGGGAGACCGCATCCTGGCCGTAAATGGGATGAGCATGCGCGGCCTGACGCATCGGGAGTCGATCAGCGTGCTCAAG ACACCCCGTCCGGAGGTGGTGCTGGTCGTCACCCGCTCCGAGTCGCTGATTGTGAAGGCTCTGAACAAGAAACGCTCTTCGCTGGGCTCGCTCAGCTCCCTCAACGAGAAGCCGACGGATCTGGAATACGAGCGAAAGCGCAACTACCACAAGGCCTCCCGATCTCTGGACTTGGACCTGGACATCGTGTCCAATGAGGCGGAATCGGGAGGCGGCGACTCGCCAGTGACCACCacgcccagccccagcaccggGTCCAGCAGTCCACAGCAGCCGGCCAGTCTGCATGACGATGATGCAGAGGCTACCATCGCTGGCATTCGTGCACGACGTCAGCTCTCTCGCGGAGATGCCGCCAAGCTGAGCACCAGCGAGCTGCTGGAGCGGGCAGCCGAGGCACGGAATGCCATTGCAGCAGAGATTCGAGCACAGG CAGAGGATGTGGCGGCcagtggagctggagctcggTGCGTGGAGATTGTCAAGGATAGCTGCGGTCTGGGCTTTTCCATCGAAGGAGGCTTCGACTCGCCGCTAGGAAATCGACCGCTCATTGTCAAGAAGGTCTTCATGG GTGGTGCTGCCCAGAAGACCAACCAGGTGCGCAATGGAGACGAGATCCTGAGCATCAATGGTGCCTCAACGGCGCGCATGACGCGCGTCGATGCCTGGAACTACATGAAGCAACTGCCGCTGGGGCCGGTCAAGATCAGCTTCGCCTGA
- the bbg gene encoding mucin-5AC isoform X6 yields MLRINRYRDLATLNSHNSIQTTTIINQKKKTPAEAGAGAGVGTGGTGTGTGTTTKGGANKMELLSSVSATAAQSTTTTTTTATHQLQATTKQLVGQEYLSYASPPTYSRLPPDGHEFPPNFSEPLIMHPSHMHPHPHTHPALLKAKAELSFEHNNNNNNNNSSSSNSNSLEEDETGAPPLPKTGPPPTVPRKVYRQDLVINVEDARSRDTTESKTPPGLGRDYQRSLSASAPRKPSDWRKDEKSEKSVRDKIAMFSSNNELDAIPPAAPTMTMPAAAVSSFSRKPLNRSSENLLDTCSSTPAPSLKTRAMSVENLNDVQRQYQLAKQLPQLHVADSMYSLHTPSPSPSLSSNPSYSYASNYASLPRRAHGGSYSASASAVERRISFSGEGEAANRKAAITNILEQRRRSLSKLRGLVIPERPQLLEPILDLPEIKSQVKAASGEDSTDSGLGETRSRTNGGGLAINSISSGSSNSTYRSIFSPGGQRRPLEQQLSQPPAKPPRTSLCAPLTPLTTGIPATVHRICRLMAPPPALPPPDQESDTDSVFSSTARVATPPEKFALTRTLSSETNTSIASSNTSTLTSGSSAGSQASCSSLGSTPALDLTRRVLKSQVSGSGSGDPAALSNRKSILASAKCRNAKNRGQEEDNDSTDGEVCTLAGRRMKPVSSYKQQMHQHQLQQQLQQQLGKQLVVDKLINVAAYVEQTSDTDDSSRRSDTPAKISAMFIDEERKASFKADPSQQVKPKPLQMQMQAQAKPVSAPVSLQRAYEPKREASKSQTTAELREKFERSAAAAAVQAPAHHKMHTPLHPAVAAAKPHHERFSSLDSLASSSSGVSSTTQNVSTTQETATEFGSFSSLGSNQSLITAQDVQQIVEEADPPLKSPEAFIIVLQRDNPESSIGITLAGGSDYEAKEITIHKILSNTPAAKDGRLKKGDRILAVNGMSMRGLTHRESISVLKTPRPEVVLVVTRSESLIVKALNKKRSSLGSLSSLNEKPTDLEYERKRNYHKASRSLDLDLDIVSNEAESGGGDSPVTTTPSPSTGSSSPQQPASLHDDDAEATIAGIRARRQLSRGDAAKLSTSELLERAAEARNAIAAEIRAQAEDVAASGAGARCVEIVKDSCGLGFSIEGGFDSPLGNRPLIVKKVFMGGAAQKTNQVRNGDEILSINGASTARMTRVDAWNYMKQLPLGPVKISFA; encoded by the exons ATCTTGCTACCCTtaacagccacaacagcatCCAAACGACAACGATCATCAATCAGAAGAAGAAGACGCccgcagaagcaggagcaggagcaggcgtAGGCACAGGAGGCACCGGTACCGGAACTGGAACCACAACGAAGGGCGGCGCCAACAAAATGGAGCTGCTGAGCAGCGtctcagccacagccgcacagAGCACAaccacaacgacaacgacagccaCACACCAACTGCAGGCGACCACAAAGCAGCTGGTGGGGCAGGAGTACCTGAGCTACGCCTCGCCGCCCACCTACTCCCGCCTGCCGCCCGACGGCCATGAGTTCCCCCCGAACTTCAGCGAACCTCTGATCATGCATCCCTCGCACatgcacccacacccacacacacacccggcGCTGCTCAAGGCCAAGGCAGAGCTCTCCTTCGAgcataacaacaacaacaacaacaacaacagcagcagcagcaacagcaacagcctcGAGGAGGATGAGACCGGAGCACCGCCGCTGCCCAAAACGGGGCCACCGCCGACAGTGCCCAGGAAGGTGTACCGCCAGGATCTGGTGATAAACGTGGAGGATGCCCGCTCCAGAGACACCACAGAGAGCAAGACGCCGCCCGGCCTGGGACGGGACTACCAGCGCTCTCTGAGCGCGAGCGCCCCGCGGAAGCCCAGCGACTGGCGCAAGGACGAGAAGTCGGAGAAGTCCGTGCGCGACAAGATCGCCATGTTCTCCTCCAACAACGAGCTGGACGCGATTCCGCCAGCAGCCCCGACCATGACCATGCCAGCCGCAGCTGTCTCCAGCTTCTCGCGGAAGCCGCTGAACAGGAGCAGCGAGAACCTGCTGGACACCTGCTCCTCCACTCCGGCGCCCTCGCTGAAGACGCGCGCCATGAGCGTGGAGAACCTGAACGACGTGCAGCGCCAGTACCAGCTGGCCAAGCAGCTGCCCCAGCTGCACGTGGCCGACTCCATGTACTCGTTGCACacgcccagtcccagtcccagcctcaGTTCCAATCCCAGCTACAGTTACGCCTCCAACTACGCCTCGCTGCCGCGCAGGGCGCACGGCGGCTCCTACTCGGCCTCCGCCTCGGCTGTGGAGCGCAGGATCAGCTTCTCGGGCGAGGGCGAGGCGGCCAACCGGAAGGCGGCCATCACCAACATCCTGGAGCAGCGCCGCCGCAGCTTGTCCAAGCTGAGGGGCCTAGTCATCCCGGAGAGgccgcagctgctggagcCCATCCTCGACCTCCCGGAGATCAAGAGCCAGGTGAAGGCGGCCAGCGGGGAGGACAGCACCGACAGCGGTCTCGGCGAGACCCGCTCCCGCACCAACGGAGGAGGACTCGCCATAAATAGCataagcagcggcagcagcaacagcacctaCCGCAGCATCTTCTCCCCGGGCGGCCAGCGGCGTCCGTTGGAACAGCAACTGTCCCAGCCGCCGGCCAAGCCGCCGCGCACTTCCCTGTGTGCGCCTCTGACACCCCTTACCACCGGCATCCCTGCCACTGTCCATCGCATCTGCAGGCTGATGGCACCGCCGCCGGCACTGCCCCCGCCCGACCAGGAGAGCGACACGGACTCGGTGTTCTCCAGCACAGCGCGTGTGGCGACGCCCCCCGAGAAGTTTGCCCTCACCCGAACCCTCAGCTCGGAGACGAACACCTCGATAGCCAGCTCCAACACCTCCACCCTGACCTCGGGCTCCTCGGCGGGCTCCCaggccagctgcagctcccTGGGCAGCACGCCAGCTCTGGATCTAACACGGCGGGTGCTCAAGAGCCAGgtgagcggcagcggcagcggcgaccCAGCGGCCCTCTCCAACAGGAAGAGCATCCTGGCCTCGGCCAAGTGCCGGAACGCGAAGAACCGCGGCCAGGAGGAGGACAATGACAGCACCGATGGCGAGGTCTGCACCCTGGCCGGGCGTCGCATGAAGCCCGTCTCCAGCTACAAGCAGCAGAtgcaccagcaccagttgcagcagcaactccagcagcagctgggcaAGCAGCTGGTGGTGGACAAGCTGATCAATGTGGCCGCCTACGTGGAGCAGACCTCGGACACGGACGACAGCAGCCGGCGCTCGGACACCCCGGCGAAGATCAGTGCCATGTTCATCGACGAGGAGCGCAAGGCCAGTTTCAAGGCGGATCCCAGCCAGCAGGTCAAGCCGAAACCActccagatgcagatgcaggcCCAGGCCAAGCCCGTGTCCGCGCCCGTGTCCTTGCAGCGAGCCTATGAGCCGAAGCGGGAGGCGTCCAAGTCCCAGACCACAGCCGAACTGCGCGAGAAGTTCGAGAGGagtgcagcggcagccgcgGTCCAGGCCCCGGCGCACCATAAGATGCACACGCCACTGCACCCAGCAGTGGCCGCAGCGAAGCCGCACCACGAGCGCTTCTCCTCGCTCGACTCGCTGGCCTCGAGCTCCTCCGGCGTGAGCTCCACCACGCAGAACGTCAGCACCACCCAGGAGACGGCGACGGAGTTCGGCAGCTTCTCCTCGCTGGGCAGCAACCAGAGCCTGATCACGGCCCAGGACGTGCAGCAGATTGTGGAGGAGGCCGATCCGCCGCTTAAGAGCCCCGAGGCCTTCATCATTGTCCTGCAAAGGGATAATCCGGAGAGCAGCATTGGCATCACACTGGCCGGAGGCTCTGACTACGAGGCTAAGGAGATAACG ATACACAAGATCTTGAGCAACACGCCAGCGGCCAAGGATGGACGCCTGAAGAAGGGAGACCGCATCCTGGCCGTAAATGGGATGAGCATGCGCGGCCTGACGCATCGGGAGTCGATCAGCGTGCTCAAG ACACCCCGTCCGGAGGTGGTGCTGGTCGTCACCCGCTCCGAGTCGCTGATTGTGAAGGCTCTGAACAAGAAACGCTCTTCGCTGGGCTCGCTCAGCTCCCTCAACGAGAAGCCGACGGATCTGGAATACGAGCGAAAGCGCAACTACCACAAGGCCTCCCGATCTCTGGACTTGGACCTGGACATCGTGTCCAATGAGGCGGAATCGGGAGGCGGCGACTCGCCAGTGACCACCacgcccagccccagcaccggGTCCAGCAGTCCACAGCAGCCGGCCAGTCTGCATGACGATGATGCAGAGGCTACCATCGCTGGCATTCGTGCACGACGTCAGCTCTCTCGCGGAGATGCCGCCAAGCTGAGCACCAGCGAGCTGCTGGAGCGGGCAGCCGAGGCACGGAATGCCATTGCAGCAGAGATTCGAGCACAGG CAGAGGATGTGGCGGCcagtggagctggagctcggTGCGTGGAGATTGTCAAGGATAGCTGCGGTCTGGGCTTTTCCATCGAAGGAGGCTTCGACTCGCCGCTAGGAAATCGACCGCTCATTGTCAAGAAGGTCTTCATGG GTGGTGCTGCCCAGAAGACCAACCAGGTGCGCAATGGAGACGAGATCCTGAGCATCAATGGTGCCTCAACGGCGCGCATGACGCGCGTCGATGCCTGGAACTACATGAAGCAACTGCCGCTGGGGCCGGTCAAGATCAGCTTCGCCTGA
- the bbg gene encoding uncharacterized protein bbg isoform X7, with protein MELLSSVSATAAQSTTTTTTTATHQLQATTKQLVGQEYLSYASPPTYSRLPPDGHEFPPNFSEPLIMHPSHMHPHPHTHPALLKAKAELSFEHNNNNNNNNSSSSNSNSLEEDETGAPPLPKTGPPPTVPRKVYRQDLVINVEDARSRDTTESKTPPGLGRDYQRSLSASAPRKPSDWRKDEKSEKSVRDKIAMFSSNNELDAIPPAAPTMTMPAAAVSSFSRKPLNRSSENLLDTCSSTPAPSLKTRAMSVENLNDVQRQYQLAKQLPQLHVADSMYSLHTPSPSPSLSSNPSYSYASNYASLPRRAHGGSYSASASAVERRISFSGEGEAANRKAAITNILEQRRRSLSKLRGLVIPERPQLLEPILDLPEIKSQVKAASGEDSTDSGLGETRSRTNGGGLAINSISSGSSNSTYRSIFSPGGQRRPLEQQLSQPPAKPPRTSLCAPLTPLTTGIPATVHRICRLMAPPPALPPPDQESDTDSVFSSTARVATPPEKFALTRTLSSETNTSIASSNTSTLTSGSSAGSQASCSSLGSTPALDLTRRVLKSQVSGSGSGDPAALSNRKSILASAKCRNAKNRGQEEDNDSTDGEVCTLAGRRMKPVSSYKQQMHQHQLQQQLQQQLGKQLVVDKLINVAAYVEQTSDTDDSSRRSDTPAKISAMFIDEERKASFKADPSQQVKPKPLQMQMQAQAKPVSAPVSLQRAYEPKREASKSQTTAELREKFERSAAAAAVQAPAHHKMHTPLHPAVAAAKPHHERFSSLDSLASSSSGVSSTTQNVSTTQETATEFGSFSSLGSNQSLITAQDVQQIVEEADPPLKSPEAFIIVLQRDNPESSIGITLAGGSDYEAKEITIHKILSNTPAAKDGRLKKGDRILAVNGMSMRGLTHRESISVLKTPRPEVVLVVTRSESLIVKALNKKRSSLGSLSSLNEKPTDLEYERKRNYHKASRSLDLDLDIVSNEAESGGGDSPVTTTPSPSTGSSSPQQPASLHDDDAEATIAGIRARRQLSRGDAAKLSTSELLERAAEARNAIAAEIRAQAEDVAASGAGARCVEIVKDSCGLGFSIEGGFDSPLGNRPLIVKKVFMGGAAQKTNQVRNGDEILSINGASTARMTRVDAWNYMKQLPLGPVKISFA; from the exons ATGGAGCTGCTGAGCAGCGtctcagccacagccgcacagAGCACAaccacaacgacaacgacagccaCACACCAACTGCAGGCGACCACAAAGCAGCTGGTGGGGCAGGAGTACCTGAGCTACGCCTCGCCGCCCACCTACTCCCGCCTGCCGCCCGACGGCCATGAGTTCCCCCCGAACTTCAGCGAACCTCTGATCATGCATCCCTCGCACatgcacccacacccacacacacacccggcGCTGCTCAAGGCCAAGGCAGAGCTCTCCTTCGAgcataacaacaacaacaacaacaacaacagcagcagcagcaacagcaacagcctcGAGGAGGATGAGACCGGAGCACCGCCGCTGCCCAAAACGGGGCCACCGCCGACAGTGCCCAGGAAGGTGTACCGCCAGGATCTGGTGATAAACGTGGAGGATGCCCGCTCCAGAGACACCACAGAGAGCAAGACGCCGCCCGGCCTGGGACGGGACTACCAGCGCTCTCTGAGCGCGAGCGCCCCGCGGAAGCCCAGCGACTGGCGCAAGGACGAGAAGTCGGAGAAGTCCGTGCGCGACAAGATCGCCATGTTCTCCTCCAACAACGAGCTGGACGCGATTCCGCCAGCAGCCCCGACCATGACCATGCCAGCCGCAGCTGTCTCCAGCTTCTCGCGGAAGCCGCTGAACAGGAGCAGCGAGAACCTGCTGGACACCTGCTCCTCCACTCCGGCGCCCTCGCTGAAGACGCGCGCCATGAGCGTGGAGAACCTGAACGACGTGCAGCGCCAGTACCAGCTGGCCAAGCAGCTGCCCCAGCTGCACGTGGCCGACTCCATGTACTCGTTGCACacgcccagtcccagtcccagcctcaGTTCCAATCCCAGCTACAGTTACGCCTCCAACTACGCCTCGCTGCCGCGCAGGGCGCACGGCGGCTCCTACTCGGCCTCCGCCTCGGCTGTGGAGCGCAGGATCAGCTTCTCGGGCGAGGGCGAGGCGGCCAACCGGAAGGCGGCCATCACCAACATCCTGGAGCAGCGCCGCCGCAGCTTGTCCAAGCTGAGGGGCCTAGTCATCCCGGAGAGgccgcagctgctggagcCCATCCTCGACCTCCCGGAGATCAAGAGCCAGGTGAAGGCGGCCAGCGGGGAGGACAGCACCGACAGCGGTCTCGGCGAGACCCGCTCCCGCACCAACGGAGGAGGACTCGCCATAAATAGCataagcagcggcagcagcaacagcacctaCCGCAGCATCTTCTCCCCGGGCGGCCAGCGGCGTCCGTTGGAACAGCAACTGTCCCAGCCGCCGGCCAAGCCGCCGCGCACTTCCCTGTGTGCGCCTCTGACACCCCTTACCACCGGCATCCCTGCCACTGTCCATCGCATCTGCAGGCTGATGGCACCGCCGCCGGCACTGCCCCCGCCCGACCAGGAGAGCGACACGGACTCGGTGTTCTCCAGCACAGCGCGTGTGGCGACGCCCCCCGAGAAGTTTGCCCTCACCCGAACCCTCAGCTCGGAGACGAACACCTCGATAGCCAGCTCCAACACCTCCACCCTGACCTCGGGCTCCTCGGCGGGCTCCCaggccagctgcagctcccTGGGCAGCACGCCAGCTCTGGATCTAACACGGCGGGTGCTCAAGAGCCAGgtgagcggcagcggcagcggcgaccCAGCGGCCCTCTCCAACAGGAAGAGCATCCTGGCCTCGGCCAAGTGCCGGAACGCGAAGAACCGCGGCCAGGAGGAGGACAATGACAGCACCGATGGCGAGGTCTGCACCCTGGCCGGGCGTCGCATGAAGCCCGTCTCCAGCTACAAGCAGCAGAtgcaccagcaccagttgcagcagcaactccagcagcagctgggcaAGCAGCTGGTGGTGGACAAGCTGATCAATGTGGCCGCCTACGTGGAGCAGACCTCGGACACGGACGACAGCAGCCGGCGCTCGGACACCCCGGCGAAGATCAGTGCCATGTTCATCGACGAGGAGCGCAAGGCCAGTTTCAAGGCGGATCCCAGCCAGCAGGTCAAGCCGAAACCActccagatgcagatgcaggcCCAGGCCAAGCCCGTGTCCGCGCCCGTGTCCTTGCAGCGAGCCTATGAGCCGAAGCGGGAGGCGTCCAAGTCCCAGACCACAGCCGAACTGCGCGAGAAGTTCGAGAGGagtgcagcggcagccgcgGTCCAGGCCCCGGCGCACCATAAGATGCACACGCCACTGCACCCAGCAGTGGCCGCAGCGAAGCCGCACCACGAGCGCTTCTCCTCGCTCGACTCGCTGGCCTCGAGCTCCTCCGGCGTGAGCTCCACCACGCAGAACGTCAGCACCACCCAGGAGACGGCGACGGAGTTCGGCAGCTTCTCCTCGCTGGGCAGCAACCAGAGCCTGATCACGGCCCAGGACGTGCAGCAGATTGTGGAGGAGGCCGATCCGCCGCTTAAGAGCCCCGAGGCCTTCATCATTGTCCTGCAAAGGGATAATCCGGAGAGCAGCATTGGCATCACACTGGCCGGAGGCTCTGACTACGAGGCTAAGGAGATAACG ATACACAAGATCTTGAGCAACACGCCAGCGGCCAAGGATGGACGCCTGAAGAAGGGAGACCGCATCCTGGCCGTAAATGGGATGAGCATGCGCGGCCTGACGCATCGGGAGTCGATCAGCGTGCTCAAG ACACCCCGTCCGGAGGTGGTGCTGGTCGTCACCCGCTCCGAGTCGCTGATTGTGAAGGCTCTGAACAAGAAACGCTCTTCGCTGGGCTCGCTCAGCTCCCTCAACGAGAAGCCGACGGATCTGGAATACGAGCGAAAGCGCAACTACCACAAGGCCTCCCGATCTCTGGACTTGGACCTGGACATCGTGTCCAATGAGGCGGAATCGGGAGGCGGCGACTCGCCAGTGACCACCacgcccagccccagcaccggGTCCAGCAGTCCACAGCAGCCGGCCAGTCTGCATGACGATGATGCAGAGGCTACCATCGCTGGCATTCGTGCACGACGTCAGCTCTCTCGCGGAGATGCCGCCAAGCTGAGCACCAGCGAGCTGCTGGAGCGGGCAGCCGAGGCACGGAATGCCATTGCAGCAGAGATTCGAGCACAGG CAGAGGATGTGGCGGCcagtggagctggagctcggTGCGTGGAGATTGTCAAGGATAGCTGCGGTCTGGGCTTTTCCATCGAAGGAGGCTTCGACTCGCCGCTAGGAAATCGACCGCTCATTGTCAAGAAGGTCTTCATGG GTGGTGCTGCCCAGAAGACCAACCAGGTGCGCAATGGAGACGAGATCCTGAGCATCAATGGTGCCTCAACGGCGCGCATGACGCGCGTCGATGCCTGGAACTACATGAAGCAACTGCCGCTGGGGCCGGTCAAGATCAGCTTCGCCTGA